TTCCTTTTTAATTCTGAGCTTGATAACAGTTTTGGCAAAGCCCAAAATATTCGAGGGTATGAAACAACAATTGGAATTTCTTTGGATTTGTTTTGGGTGTATGAATATCTTTTACCGGGCATCCTTCCATTTTTGATGTCTCACCACATTGAACACAGGTCAAATGATGAATATCTCTATCTACGGGAGTGTACAGAACCTCTCCTGTTGGGAGATGTCTAGAACGTATTAAGCCATGCTTTATCAGAACTTGAAGATTCCTGTAAACAGTCGTCAGTCCCATAGCCTTTCCGCTTTCTATCAATTGTCTATGCAACTCTTGACCAGTCAATTCATCATCACATTTATTAAGTTCTTCAAGAAGTTGTTCTTGTCTTTTGGTAATGTCAAACTTAGTTACCATTGTTTCCGAAATCATTTTTTGTCCCGCATTTTTGATCATACCGAATCTTTCGAGTAATGTCTTTTATTAATAACAACTGGTGGCTGGTTCCATTAATAATAACAATATTCTCCGGGATCTTATGCCCAGCTATGGGAACTGTATTAATTACTCATAAGAGATTATTACAAGTTAATTTAATCTCTCATTGTGTGTTGCCTGGACTTGCTCTCGCAATAGCGCTCGGAATTCATCCTTCAATTGGTGGCGTTATAAGTGGTCTTCTGGGCTCAGTAATTGCGGAAAGTTTAACTAATAGAAAAAGTGAAAATTATGAAGCAATAATGAACACAATATTAGCCGGAATGCTTGGGTTTGGAGTCCTTATAATTCCTCTACTCGGAATAAGGATTGATTTGGAGGCAGTATTATTTGGCGATTTATTGACAGCAAATTTTGAAGATTTACTTAGAACAATAATTGCTTTTTTAGTATTTATACTTTTAATGACTTTTGGATATGAAAAGGTTGTTTATGTGGGATTGGATCCAGAAGGTGCATCCGCGAGTGGTATAAATGTTTCATTATTAAATCTTGCTTTAAGTTTTACAACGGCATTAGTAATTGTTAGTTCAATGTCAGCAGTGGGAGTAATTCTTGTTATTGCTCTTCTTTCTACACCAACTCTGTTAGGGCTAAATAAGGCTCATAGTTTAAGAATTGCAATGATGAGGTCTTCATTTTTTGGATTATGCATCTCACTTCTGGGCTTTATTCTCTCTATAGTCTTTAATTTGTCGCCTGGACCTGCAATTAGTGTTATTTGTGTCGCATCTCTTTTGATCCCAAAACTTCGCAAATAATTAAATCTTAAATGTCCAATTAGAGTTTAATGCTTGAGCTTCTGGATTATTTTTTAAAGCTACTTCCATAGCCTCTTTTTTATTATTAGCTATAACAACTTCATCAAATTCCTTTCCATTTTTTTTGAGACTTACTTTGAAACGCATAAAAAATTTTTAATTAATCAAAAGTTAACCACTAAGCGACTAGATTTAAATACTTTTAAAAGTTAATTGATGAAATAGAAACTTTAGTTATTTTGAAGTTTTTCTAGTACAGATTCTTTCTCAATTTTAGCTACATCGTGTAATCCATTAGCATCAAACCAAGGAGCGTTTTCCCAATTAAATCCTTCCCCAAACGTATTGTCGGGGGCAGCTACGTACCAGTGGCATGATGAATCGGGA
The Prochlorococcus marinus str. GP2 genome window above contains:
- a CDS encoding Fur family transcriptional regulator; amino-acid sequence: MIKNAGQKMISETMVTKFDITKRQEQLLEELNKCDDELTGQELHRQLIESGKAMGLTTVYRNLQVLIKHGLIRSRHLPTGEVLYTPVDRDIHHLTCVQCGETSKMEGCPVKDIHTPKTNPKKFQLLFHTLEYFGLCQNCYQAQN
- a CDS encoding metal ABC transporter permease gives rise to the protein MSFINNNWWLVPLIITIFSGILCPAMGTVLITHKRLLQVNLISHCVLPGLALAIALGIHPSIGGVISGLLGSVIAESLTNRKSENYEAIMNTILAGMLGFGVLIIPLLGIRIDLEAVLFGDLLTANFEDLLRTIIAFLVFILLMTFGYEKVVYVGLDPEGASASGINVSLLNLALSFTTALVIVSSMSAVGVILVIALLSTPTLLGLNKAHSLRIAMMRSSFFGLCISLLGFILSIVFNLSPGPAISVICVASLLIPKLRK